A window of the Hordeum vulgare subsp. vulgare chromosome 5H, MorexV3_pseudomolecules_assembly, whole genome shotgun sequence genome harbors these coding sequences:
- the LOC123398601 gene encoding uncharacterized protein LOC123398601 has protein sequence MPRTTRTWLLVAMVLAAATVATANVDSGELGEYYQKRSQETRFRRGGPLHDVLSAASRYHEDLFSSKLYGTGRRYLLEEGGAAPSDAEAPAASTGDATPIHNTLKDHEFLGA, from the exons ATGCCGAGGACGACGAGGACATGGCTGCTGGTGGCGATGGTGCTGGCGGCCGCCACGGTGGCGACGGCGAACGTGGACTCGGGCGAGCTGGGGGAGTACTATCAGAAGCGCTCGCAGGAGACCCGGTTCCGGCGCGGCGGCCCCCTCCATGACGTCCTCAGCGCCGCTAGTCGCTACCACGAGGACCTCTTCAGTTCCAA GTTGTACGGCACAGGCCGGCGGTACCTGCTGGAGGAGGGAGGAGCAGCACCATCCGACGCGGAAGCCCCCGCCGCCTCCACCGGCGATGCTACTCCTATCCACAATACGCTCAAGGATCACGAATTTCTTGGCGCATAA